The DNA region atcaacatgttgtcccCCCcttaccccaaaagtcaaactccgcctatggtcagGACTcacacacgtcacattgggcatgcgcagcggtgctactaaacattaaaaacagcagatggcggaacgtcggctttaatttactgttttaataatatttctattttaaatatgttgaatgtttccatttttgtgcctttggggcaaaagaaaaatgccattgcttggagtgggcgggcatgttgttTTCCGGGCTAAGGAGATTGTTGGGGTCAAAGTTCATGATtttctgtcgccttgtaaatctgcactgcctccTATGGCCTGGTATGAACACTACATTGTTTTTatgcggaattgcaacattggTCGAATGGAGCCGGAACCATAtagatgcaaacatgaaatttatcgtcttctcggagagtcaccctgTAAACGCCCCCCTTTTCCACATGGTTGCTAAAAGTCATATGCTAttctttagccacaactggtttcattaccttattactattcatccttcacacagccgctggaaaaagaaatgttgtttaatccatctgcaggctaaagggagatttttgattgattgatgattttacaataCTGTACACGTATGCGCTGGCCCTCATGggtaacgcagtcttccttaaagcaaaacactaccacttttgtccaccggcatcgctaaaatcgaccaaaactgaaaagttacctagggtTGCTTTAAATGCTCTAAAAATGCAATGGACAAGTATTACAGGTTTTATCGCAGTCTAATTTGTTGCAATTGAGAGACAGCACTGTGGTAATAACTtgcttattaaaaataaaaacataactaGTGAAACAACATATTTGAAACTAACTTGCCCAACATTGGCCAAACTGCTGTTGGCTTTTTGGTCCTGCTATTGAGCAAATGATCCCTATGGTGTTTTGTGTCGTTTTATTACTCACTCAACTGTCTAGAGATCAAACGATTCTCACTGCCATCACCATGGAAACAGAGTCCCCGCAAAAGCAAGAGGGTCCCACCGGCTCGCTCGACAAGCTAGAGTGCCAGATGCAACGTGAAGTGGACACTAGCCTTGATCCTGCTGTGCTCGATAAAAAAGCCTCCGGAGAAGAACCAGTTGAGGATGCTGACGTCTTACAGGAATTCAAGGATCAAGGCCAAACTGAAGACACTATGACAGAATTGGTTCAAGCTCCACACAATCACATCAAGTCTCCTGAGGAACcagatgagttcaagaaactgatTAGTCAAGGTGCTTTCCTAAAGCCTCCACCGAAAGACGAATTCTCCAGCTTGGAGGTAGAGGTGCCAGAGTGCCCAAGTGATGATAAAATCAATCCAGATAACAACTCCCTTGAATGTTACCGGAATGAAGACGGCCTTCTGGCAACAGACTCTTTACTAAGATCACCTGAAACTGTTACGCACCAATTTCCGCTTAATGTGCCCTCAACTCCTCTAGCTGTTGAAAAAGAGGAAACAAATACTTGCAGTTCAAACCCAGCCCTAGATGATATTTCCTCAAACAGCCAGCAGGGAGAGCTACTGCCCCAAGGCCAACACGAGCTCATTCCCATGGGCGCGAAGCAGGAAGCTGCTCAACAGGTGCTCCAGCAGAACTCTGCACCTTTGTCTCGCGTTTCCATGGAGCCGCCCAATCAGGGTGGGGCATTTTCAAAAGGCTCTCTCTGTGTTGTCACAGTGAGAGAAAGGCAGGCAGACTGGGCACGGGGAAAGAGAGAGGGAGAATGCAAAGCAGAAGAGCAGAAACAAAGTCGGAATAAGGTGGATGGCCAAGAGCCAGGTGAAAGACTGGTGAGTTCTTCCGAATTAATCCAGGAAGAGAAGAGAGAAGACAACCGTGTTGAGTGCCCTAAAGCCATCAGAATGAAGAGCGACGACAACCAGAGCGACAGTGAATTATCGGCGGACTTCTTTCCACACGGCCCAAAGCCCAAAGAGACCCCCATTGAGAGAGAGATCAGACGAGCCATAGAGCGAGAACATAGTCTGAGGAGATCCAGGGGGCTTCCAAATGCAACCACAGAGTATGTTGATATCCCCATGACTAAAACCATGCTTAACCAAGATGTCAGTGCCAAGTCGGAGAAATTCCAAAGCATAGACAGGGAGCTGGCGGAGAAAATGATGCAGCATGAGATCCATGAGGATGTCAACCGTGAGCAAGCTCTGGTCAAGCTGGGGAAGGTTCCTGGTTTCTATGATAAAGGGACGGTACGGCAACTGAAAGAGAAGAAAGAGCTTTTTGAGGCTTTTCAAAAACCCAGTGAGTCTTCTTTGAGTGTGTCCAGTGAGAGCAGCAGCAGTTCCAGCAGCAGTTCCAGCTGCTGTTCAGATAGCCGGGATGAGGTCCCAACACGGGCGGCCGCTGTGCAAGGCTGGGAAAGGCGACAGAGCATAGAACCTCTGAGAAGTGCTTCTGTGTCTTCCACTCCTAGGGGACTGAGCTTATCTGAGGAAATGTCCTGCCAAGTTATCATTGTGGAGAAAGATGCAAGTGCCCCGCAACAGAAGCACCACCGTACCAATGGCAAAGTAGACGGCCATGTAAGTGTTGATCGGGAAGCTTGTTACGTCCTTCCATCTGTTTCTGGAGGACACTCTTTAGAGCTGGATGCAGAGGAGATGTTTCCTAAAGAGAACCCCTTCTTCAAGCTGCGCTCCCTCACAAATGATGTCAAAGTAGAGCAGGATATCCGGGAGGCTCAAGAGAGGGAAGAGGAGCTCCGCAAGCAGAGGATCAGCCTGTATGGGGCTGTGGGAGGAGGAGGTAGTTGGGGGCCAGTAGGCTTGGAGAGAAGTGTCCAAGCATCTGTTCTTCAGTATTCCACCTCTTCCCCCAGTGGAGGCAGCAGACCCATAGAAGGTTAGTCTACCAAAACCAGTTCTTGCTATTTCAAACTAGGCATTGTGGTTTTCAGGCCCATCttattttgaattattatttgTCTGCTTTGATTGAATCATAGCTTATTGGTTGAAGGCCAAACATTTCCACTGCAATATCGAGTTTGAGGTTGGTTTCTAATGAGATATAAATTATTGGCCACAAACTAAACCAGGggtctttttcctgtgagggccacataacttttcccttctctgatgaggggccggggtcagtttgtaacagaaaaagtgacaattgcaggagtgcctaaatgtaaaaatttcttGTTTTTCAGACAGACacgatcaaataaccctttctggattcttcacggaacaaaagtaaaaaaaaataaaaataataatataatataatataatataatataatataatataatataatataatataataacactattaattaaatagataataaccaaatatccCTCTccaggttcttcacagaaaaaagccaggaaataaataacactattgaaaaaaataaaaataaataaataaaaatgctctctggtattgttcaggggggcggaccaaatgtggacgcGGGCCaggccatagtttggggacccctgaactAAACCTTCAAACATGGTCCTCTACCATGCTCATGTAGGTAGAATTCTGCAATTGAacagttttgatattttaacaTTGTTGAATTAAGATTGTGATATTTTAATATGCAATTCGTTTTCGCACAAATGACGTGTGATACtttatttgtattcatttccaatttttttcccgctTTTGATACTCTGATTTCTACcctaaaaagagaaaatcactgacaaaatttggaaatacagtgatccctcgtttttcgcggctaatggggaccagaacccgccgcgataagtgaaaaaccatgaAGTTGCGACCCCCTCACccccttttttttgtgttttcaatgtatttattcagatttagcattggtaagagatacatataagacaagtttaattaaataaataaaagataattaaaacatatatttttttaacttttatgtatttatatattttattaaatggttttcaagcacttcaaatgtaatacttACGATGAAGTTTGAAACACGTtattgtcccactgaattattttttttaaacaagaataaagaagaaaatgcttgtctttattaaatatttcgttgagtgagtccactcaaatcactTAAacacaactgtttaacaagttaaacgatgattgacgcatgcgacgCTTTGAAGTTTTGGCTTCAAGGCATCTCTGAtacgatcaaaccttaacgtctgtcaaataTCGTtagctttaataagcaactacaGTGCActccctgaccaagaaaaggagCAAGAGGGAgaatgagactacgtgatcggatcgggacagctcatctctatttattttttcatttttttagatcggaaaaaaaatctgcgatggactgagggcgcaaagtagtGAGGGAATAGTGTGCATGCTTTTCAGTGGGCAGTAATGATCAAGATATCAAGAGCCAATGTTTAAAGTAACATTCAAGTGTGGTTAATTGTCATCTAagtgcaaaatttgacttttcaaatgcaaaatttcaCAAGGTAATTTAGTGTTTAACTCAAAATTTGATCAAGGTTAGTGGTCATataagcacaaaaaaaatgttcatattCAGTCAAGCAGATATGCATGAGCATGACCTATATACTGTAAAAGTTGGATTGAGTGTGTATGGATCATCCAAACATGGTATGAAGATACTTTAGATATCATGGGtcgaatataataaataataattaaattttcTCGTTTAACCCACACATGCAAACATGATACTAATGGTGCCTTAGACCACATATTCTGATATCATATCGGTAAGGACTATGGGATGTCCACCCATATTTTGAGTCATACACAGTCAATCATCTgtcacttcaatttttttttttttaaaaatcctgcCTTTATCAATACAATTTTGCCCATGGTCAAGTTTAGTATAATACATTTATTGCCTGTATGTTTGTTATTAGGGAGGTGTTCCCCTCAACCTTTGTGTGTGTCTGAATTGTATCACATGGTCTCAAAAATGCAAGAAGTACATCACCAAGTGAACGGGGAGTGTCTATGTTGACGCTGGACAAATAATTGTATAgcttgttacaaaaaaaaaaaaagtcacccgTTTAATGAATTATACTGATTGCTATGATATGTCTTAGCTGCTcccacatttaaaaatatttcttgTCTCCACCAGCCCATCAATCTGTTGGAAAGCTCCATACGTGGCCCCCAAGCCAGGACCATGGAGACACAGTGAACCAGCCAAAGGTGACAAAGGAGACCTCTTGTTGCTTTATTCTGAAGTTCATGAAACCTTACAATACTGTACATTCAGATATgatgcaaataaataaatataagggGATCACAAACCCAGGGGCGAGAATAGGATTTTCACTTTAGAGGTAGACaaaataacagcataacctgcgtgTACACACTTTGGTGGGAATGGGACatgaataagaccaaacagattgggtgaaccgttagggctacatttctcactaatataaatctaattaattgataggctaaattatcaatgcaaaataaatctttattgaTTCATActagctttcacactgcaaattaatAATGTCtcaatctgatcatttttcctAAACCTAgtagaataattttctccatcatgTTTTGAGTgttgaaataaaaatcaaaattggggagaagggggttaaacttggttcactacatttcttacagtttaattaacatttacagtagaaaacacataaaggaagatatttctctcaaagcagcttcctactcgagtttgggaaattcacacagattaatgttaggCGAACTCTGATGCCAGTTGGACATTCAGTAGctaaatttgtggtgtgttccccacctccacaacattgacttctttttgaaatacttatttacagtggccgctgctggcggaaaaacacttctaatattcctcgtcttcgaagggggcgaagGATGCGTCATTTTGTATTTATGTCGGGGCTGTgattgcgtgtgtgtgggggggggtcaagtcatcagccaatcaaacgtgtttgaggagagaaaaaaatggactggcagattcagcaagtgaaagggtCAATCCAAGTCTGAactaaatgaaaataattaacttaataatggcagggtcaattctctatccttacaacatacagtggggcaaatacgtatttagtgcaccaccaattgtgcttgaaaagattagagaggcctgtaattgtcaacatgggtgaacctcaaccgtgagagacagaatgtggaaaaaaaaaatcactttgtttgatttttaaagaatttatttccaaattaccgtggaaaataagtatttggtcacctacaaacaagcaagatttctggctgtcaaagaggtctaacttcttctaagtaggtctaacgaggctccactcgttacctgtattaatggcacctgttttaactcattatcgatatgaaagacacctgtccacaatctcagtcagtcacactccaaactccactatggccaagaccaaagatctGTTGAaggaaattgtagacctgcaccaggctgggaagactgaatctgcaataggtaaaatgcttggtgtaaagaaatcaactgtgggggcaattattagaaaatggaagatatacaagaccactgataatctccctcgatctgggggtcCATgccagatctcaccccatggcgtcaaaatgataacaagaacggtgagctaaaatcccagaaccacacggggggacctagtgaatgacctacagagagctgggatcaaagtaacaaaggctactatcagtaacacaatgcgccgccagggactcaaatcctgcactgccagacgtgtccccctgctgaagaaagtacacgtccaggtccgtctgcggcttgctagagaacatttggatgatccagaagaacacccaagaacaccatacctactgtgaagcatgggggtggaaacatcatgctttggggctgtttttctgcaaagtgaccaggacgaatgatctttgtaaaggaaagaatgaatggggccatgtatcgagagattttgagtgtaaatctccttccatcagcaaggacattgaagatgagaaatggctgggtctttcagcataacaatgatcccaaacacacagccagggcaacaaaggagtggcttcgtaagaagcatttcaaggtcctggagtggcctagccagtctacagatctcaatccaatagaaaattggtagagggagttgaaagtccgtgttgcccaataacagccccaaaacatcactgctctagaggagatctgcatggaggaatgggccaaaataccagtaacagtgtgtgaaaagcttgtgaagagttacagaaaacatttgcctccgttattgccaacaaagggtacataacaaagtattgagatgaacttttggcattgaccaaatacttattttccaccatgatttgcaaataaattctttaaaaatcaaacaatgtgattttctgggggggtttccaccttctgtctctcatggttgaggtttacccatgttgacaattacaggcctctatagtattttcaagtgggagaacttgcacaattagtggttgactaaatacttgttttccccactggatgggaagacgatctaaattacctatgtaACTaaattcattatataatgccattaagttgcctaaaagttggtggggacaatttgagcatcttgaaaagttggttagtgttgtgtccctaccgtcactatgcaaacctacgcccttgccagaattattataaatacattttatctGCTTCAAAAAAAGATAGTTGTTGTTAAATATGTGTTTACTAACAATACAAGTCTTCACTAAAAGGTGCACACagcaaaaaatttaaaaattaatttgaaaaaagtagCTTTAAAAAATCGTGGGGTTGTGTATATCACTTATATTGACAAAAACATTCATATTTCTTAATGCAAATACAAAGAACTGGATAATGATCACACCCTTGTAAGATTTAGGAAGCCCAGTTTtagtccccccccccaaaaaaaagatgtCAGAAAAACACTTTTTCCCGATAGTCTTTGAAAGGCAGTCAAAGGAGATGTTAAGTTATCCCTGAAGTTTTC from Corythoichthys intestinalis isolate RoL2023-P3 chromosome 8, ASM3026506v1, whole genome shotgun sequence includes:
- the misp3 gene encoding uncharacterized protein misp3; its protein translation is METESPQKQEGPTGSLDKLECQMQREVDTSLDPAVLDKKASGEEPVEDADVLQEFKDQGQTEDTMTELVQAPHNHIKSPEEPDEFKKLISQGAFLKPPPKDEFSSLEVEVPECPSDDKINPDNNSLECYRNEDGLLATDSLLRSPETVTHQFPLNVPSTPLAVEKEETNTCSSNPALDDISSNSQQGELLPQGQHELIPMGAKQEAAQQVLQQNSAPLSRVSMEPPNQGGAFSKGSLCVVTVRERQADWARGKREGECKAEEQKQSRNKVDGQEPGERLVSSSELIQEEKREDNRVECPKAIRMKSDDNQSDSELSADFFPHGPKPKETPIEREIRRAIEREHSLRRSRGLPNATTEYVDIPMTKTMLNQDVSAKSEKFQSIDRELAEKMMQHEIHEDVNREQALVKLGKVPGFYDKGTVRQLKEKKELFEAFQKPSESSLSVSSESSSSSSSSSSCCSDSRDEVPTRAAAVQGWERRQSIEPLRSASVSSTPRGLSLSEEMSCQVIIVEKDASAPQQKHHRTNGKVDGHVSVDREACYVLPSVSGGHSLELDAEEMFPKENPFFKLRSLTNDVKVEQDIREAQEREEELRKQRISLYGAVGGGGSWGPVGLERSVQASVLQYSTSSPSGGSRPIEAHQSVGKLHTWPPSQDHGDTVNQPKVVQASHGSRHKTPLVDLWESGMVNGKHQQEQ